In Zerene cesonia ecotype Mississippi chromosome 18, Zerene_cesonia_1.1, whole genome shotgun sequence, the following are encoded in one genomic region:
- the LOC119833893 gene encoding kinesin heavy chain-like yields the protein MSDRFSEINQSKRDVPSFIEPRPPLISNPFMRPRPQKGTNLMDLFEEDSECEEPELVQVYLRLKPCSAPSNLYEVRSDRCLITSLDTATAGHGRRTQHNVSKMYTFSHIFRSETTQKEIFDHVVKDNLKKLPEGRSFTLLTYGASGSGKTYTLMGTVASPGLVPRSLEYVFKLVDVAQVPTYKPAEGGVDRLNYAEQEYELQWVKRLRKVSAPLRDKYRRMSAQLSCDLTVSQLDLSAQTRHYVWVSFIEIYNEGIYDLLAAREKGNATKLVIREDSSGNVYVKGATQAFVRSGEEAYDVMVAGKHQLQVAATGVHAQSSRSHCIFTITMITETDGACSSSCVRLCDLAGCERARRTRNTGARMQESRAINSSLHVLERCLHTLRRRHLAAAHTLVPYRESKLTRLLGAGLSGARGEAVSMVVTLNPAHEDAHETRHVLQLAAVARDIQINNTISEYPSSLESSTQDTTISFNSDIMKLRSDNERLHFELIQAQARYKELMGSMEERQAASADTMRELVEEAKEMTKQYYEAQLLALRAEMEEMAEEYENKLNELSKQSVNSTPSRDKKITQLMTENAILEEKLTAERLARVRAEEEVQHLRACIEERDEKEEELASEDVMSVTETDSETEIDDPCNESLEPTFKKEEIERSRIIRQSIMSDKQSERNGSFNSSDSNDTVLDTSDDTLKDDSNNSVDLAFTDNVLVTCKKASIRHTIDKVQENINSEPSSDMTIEKEIELQEDCEINERNNDTTNDISKELTAEQLQDLVPVKVNQKESYFFKKEENVNIEKKDLRGTYCVSTTDISDVYLDANGSDKENNDNVNKIVDEKEDIVPEIKIAKHTDTVKAESIVNKIIQRNSSKSNNSLTQFEQIELATKSCNDVNKKESKEFVNINISKEKKAFFDTDNKADYKHSAKLENRKDYFAESSKVNGNLDELKRNDDYRSPSIVKDEIIGEYEPSMIKKLLGKNLAHIDLPSAQKNTLHNSTDSVDIFESPHPTTKNLENVELIRKSIVLTDNLNVVEKSAKEVNTATEDKKQSPKEIKPPLINSNGMEEISKKIVKDNESRILKSKIANAIIKLEKASPDIFKQPLTLLKQKQLEFNQNKIDSQKDENLDQDIKPKSEPNPDLSQTITNTTVNNTLEDFENIYKDITMPRATEFDLLVSQTNEKEKESTETELKYNLRKKSQQRTRRDRKATSIEEKSDVKNDREEILLESHAKCESKRPKRNLRLRRVKNFDLEDTEQNREDKLKDIVNLQSEFSDVTMDVPAPNKAVNDIPSPEKVDENVPPMLGIQSCPAKSITRSRRKLFTPRAEPLDESLSQTGDSNERIRVPRPSYHRPRARRKL from the exons ATGTCCGATCGATTTTCTGAGATAAATCAATCTAAACGAGATGTGCCATCTTTTATTGAACCTAGGCCACCGCTTATATCAAATCCGTTCATGCGTCCCCGACCGCAGAAAGGAACAAATCTAATGGATCTTTTCGAAGAGGATTCAGAATGTGAAGAGCCTGAATTAGTACAAGTGTATTTGCGATTGAAACCATGCAGTGCCCCGAGTAATTTATACGAAGTTCGTTCTGATCGTTGCTTGATAACATCTCTCGACACCGCGACAGCTGGACATGGCAGACGAACTCAACATAATGTATCAAAAATGTACACTTTTTCTCACATATTCAGATCAGAAACTACACAAAAG GAAATATTTGATCATGTCGTTaaggataatttaaaaaaactacctGAAGGCCGCAGCTTTACACTACTGACTTATGGAGCATCAGGTTCTGGCAAAACCTACACCCTCATGGGGACAGTAGCGTCCCCAGGCTTGGTTCCCAGGTCCTTGGAATATGTCTTCAAACTTGTAGATGTTGCTCAAGTACCCACTTATAAGCCTGCTGAAGGTGGTGTCGATCGACTTAATTATGCTGAGCAGGAGTATGAGTTACAG TGGGTCAAGAGACTGAGAAAAGTCTCTGCTCCGTTAAGAGATAAGTACAGAAGGATGAGTGCTCAATTATCTTGTGATCTAACTGTCAGCCAGCTAGATCTATCCGCTCAAACTAGACATTATGTGTGG GTATCTTTCATAGAGATATACAATGAGGGGATATACGACTTGCTTGCGGCCAGAGAAAAAGGAAATGCAACAAAACTTGTTATTCGTGAGGATTCTAGCGGAAATGTATATGTAAAG GGAGCTACGCAAGCTTTCGTTCGTTCGGGCGAGGAAGCGTATGACGTGATGGTGGCCGGCAAGCATCAGCTGCAAGTGGCCGCCACGGGTGTGCACGCGCAGTCGTCGCGGTCGCACTGCATATTCACTATCACTATGATCACTGAGACAG ATGGCGCGTGCAGCAGCTCGTGCGTGCGGCTGTGCGACCTGGCGGGGTGCGAGCGCGCGCGGCGCACGCGCAACACGGGCGCGCGCATGCAGGAGTCGCGCGCCATCAACTCGTCGCTGCACGTGCTCGAGCGCTGCCTGCACACGCTGCGCCGCCGCCACCTCGCCGCCGCGCACACGCTCGTGCCATACAG GGAGTCAAAGCTGACGCGCCTGTTGGGCGCCGGGCTGTCGGGCGCGCGCGGCGAGGCGGTGAGCATGGTGGTGACGCTGAACCCGGCGCACGAGGACGCGCACGAGACGCGCCACGTGCTGCAGCTCGCCGCCGTCGCCAGGGACATAC aaataaacaatacaatatccGAGTATCCGAGCTCGTTGGAGAGCAGCACTCAAGACACTACGATTAGCTTCAATTCGGACATAATGAAGTTGCGTTCCGATAATGAGAGACTGCACTTTGAATTGATTCA AGCACAAGCACGTTACAAGGAACTAATGGGTTCCATGGAGGAGAGACAGGCTGCCAGCGCTGATACCATGAGGGAGTTGGTGGAAGAAGCGAAGGAAATGACGAAACAGTACTATGAAGCTCAGCTGCTAGCGTTGAGGGCTGAG ATGGAGGAGATGGCAGaggaatatgaaaataaactgaaTGAATTAAGCAAGCAATCAGTGAACAGCACTCCTTCTAGGGATAAAAAG ATTACACAACTGATGACGGAGAATGCTATTTTAGAA GAAAAACTGACAGCTGAAAGATTAGCACGTGTCCGAGCTGAAGAAGAAGTGCAGCATCTACGCGCCTGCATAGAAGAGAGAGATG aAAAAGAAGAGGAACTTGCAAGTGAAGATGTTATGTCAGTCACTGAAACAGATAGCGAAACGGAAATAGACGATCCCTGCAACGAAAGTCTCGAACCGACTTTCAAGAAAGAAGAAATAGAACGATCTAGAATAATACGACAAAGTATTATGAGCGATAAGCAAAGCGAAAGAAATGGTTCTTTTAATAGCAGTGATAGCAATGATACTGTGCTAGATACATCCGATGATACATTAAAAGACGATAGTAATAATAGTGTTGACCTTGCATTTACGGACAACGTTCTAGTTACATGTAAGAAAGCTAGCATACGTCACACAATTGACAAAgttcaagaaaatataaatagcgaACCATCTTCAGATATGacaatagaaaaagaaattgaacTTCAGGAAGATTGTGAAATTAATGAACGAAATAACGATACCACAAATGACATAAGCAAAGAATTAACCGCGGAGCAATTACAAGACCTTGTTCCGGTAAAAGTGAATCAAAAAGAAAGTTACTTCTTCAAAAAAGAAGAGAATGTTAATATTGAGAAAAAAGATCTACGCGGGACATACTGCGTGTCCACGACCGATATTAGCGATGTTTATTTGGACGCAAATGGATCAGATAAAGAGAATAATGATAATGTGAATAAGATCGTAGATGAAAAAGAGGATATTGTTCCTGAAATCAAAATAGCTAAACACACAGATACTGTAAAAGCGGAATCAAtcgttaacaaaataatacaaagaaaCTCGAGCAAAAGTAACAATTCTTTGACTCAATTTGAACAAATTGAATTAGCTACAAAATCATGTAATGACGTCAACAAGAAGGAATCTAAGGAATTTGtcaacataaatatatcgaaagagaaaaaagcattttttgaTACTGATAACAAAGCAGACTATAAACATTCCGCTAAATTAGAAAATAGAAAAGACTATTTTGCGGAATCTTCAAAGGTTAATGGAAATCTTGACGAATTAAAACGAAACGATGATTATAGATCTCCATCTATTGTAAAAGACGAAATAATAGGCGAATACGAGCCTAGTAtgattaaaaagcttttaggAAAAAATCTCGCTCACATAGATTTACCGTCTGCACAGAAAAATACTTTACATAATTCAACTGATTCTGTTGATATATTCGAATCGCCCCATCCGACAACGAAAAACTTGGAGAATGTGGAATTGATCCGAAAATCAATTGTATTGActgacaatttaaatgttgttgAAAAATCTGCTAAAGAAGTCAATACTGCTACAGaagataaaaaacaatcaccTAAAGAAATCAAACCaccattaataaattcaaatggaATGGAAGAAATTagtaagaaaattgttaaagatAACGAAAGTCGTATTCTTAAAAGCAAAATAGCCAACGCTATAATAAAACTCGAAAAAGCTTCCCCGGATATTTTCAAACAACCCTTAACATTGCTCAAGCAAAAACAACTAgaattcaatcaaaataaaatcgatagcCAAAAAGACGAAAATCTTGATCAAGACATAAAGCCAAAATCAGAACCTAATCCTGATTTATCTCAAACTATAACAAACACaactgtaaataatacattggAAGATTTCGAAAATATCTATAAGGACATTACAATGCCGCGGGCGACTGAATTCGATCTGCTTGTCTctcaaacaaacgaaaaagaaaaagaatcaACGGAAActgaattaaaatacaacttGCGTAAAAAATCACAGCAAAGAACACGAAGAGATCGCAAAGCGACTTCCATTGAAGAAAAAAGTGACGTTAAAAATGATCGAGAAGAAATATTACTAGAGAGTCACGcgaaatgcgaaagtaaaaGACCGAAACGTAACTTAAGATTGCGCAGAGTTAAGAATTTCGATCTGGAAGACACGGAACAAAATAGAGAAGACAAATTGAAGGATATAGTCAATTTGCAAAGTGAATTCTCGGATGTCACAATGGATGTGCCGGCACCCAATAAAGCAGTTAATGATATTCCTTCGCCAGAAAAAGTAGACGAAAATGTACCGCCCATGTTGGGTATTCAGAGCTGTCCTGCTAAAAG TATCACTAGAAGTCGCAGGAAGTTGTTTACTCCACGTGCAGAACCGCTAGATGAAAGTTTGTCACAAACTGGCGACAGTAATGAGAGAATACGCGTGCCCAGACCGTCGTACCATAGACCTAGAGCAAGGAGAAAGTTGTAG
- the LOC119833769 gene encoding adhesion G protein-coupled receptor A3, which yields MVWFSLILWFLIVERSFGFCPSLCSCKGIKSGDGATEQVPSEIRCGGNPGQLTELKEIDLSKLWMVIVSLNLSGNAISTLSRDLHLPKLQKLDLSRNQINLIESDAFYNMTSLKRLDLSHNQISNVYKEMFKGLVNLERLNLSRNHISALGSGTFDYLIGLKQLDITENPLICNCDLLWLGDWSRNTSVKLFGGPKCAYPENMVDKPVRKLRIFLDLSACGSILPANSLIVKPSHDQVVFEGDTLSLTCNAPFASVVAKYELNWVHSMQECCGDVNITSTDMQEEGLAETTVYFPCISNHHAGNWTCSYCDQNHIKHNYTVQIIVLSNFTQYCPTDNTVGNKGLYSWPQLLLNRTASVPCRSGEGRAYRHCFGNATWGQANTTECSYISNITKLLQQFALLNVSLVQYSAINATERLAMLIEEKTYPLAEISDADDVMFIADAVRNYMQYIAEEKDLGSALLEVVEASMNISTSVMTRAEIIHGSCTNLVRAAEKISAYTANVQGHKQKLAIERFPAREGFSGVTCVWYSAERSGRGAKRSESERRLHCSTTNRTVAPLLTVTDAFIYASVQIPQSLLYSTSDSGLLLQSKPQELVVSFYEDASLFPLLPEVDEGPIRGHRSKDYYGRSTKREDMNMEITSPVVGFQLDDVSMHGSLLEPIIVTVRAGGGAGDARAALWDRAARRWTDNTSDCRVSHVVSEMIIISCTRLAYVGLLQNVETGIYGARTDGARFKVSHPAVYVGSLILIGCVSCATLTYIMCYPAIQMAKKTKHALINTWIAIGLLCFLYTLGIYQTEDIKLCQILGLLIHYLSLCCLLWMCVSASNMYKWVTKTHSPVRSPEDEIPPDIPIQKPILGLYLVGWGIALIVCGISGAVNLKDYAGYSQCFLSTAPALSALFIPGAILLMFLTILFLLIRCTIRSMNVQLSEGTQATENVDLEMWEPNQANDAERRSIKSAADSEIDDVEHTPIIQLRAQVIVLCLYMSVWTCGAVAVYRPLPAYLPYQEDICSIVYAVCATILGTFILFFYGIARSDVRAQWSLMHCYLQSSKQCCRNRSVFDANHRNLPNQTSTAPVSQIPGDNRSRSGSRSSNRTNTKTNNSGTYKAGAELNGQTLQKDLQKNIHGKTPNINLVVLHRQQYRSNNSMMTYPDSSNFIPEMFYNPNQINVAKKFFKKQRQSMKRNCLELPLRRDCDDESNISLPLPSKEAYNGIANMMKSGTKVNNTNLHVDKTNNGMKESRNAVNPNLLEDESKDFKSYSTVKKSWNRNDDPKPGRDQIMNIYTNVPETQVPQHQVVKANVQKPLNGQRNSVSEECLQSHASEQPEMRTISQQCSLEYSSASEMAMPHTCSDQTINTHSEMTSLQETHSALCSTNEITDTESFGQYIDYLQPNKNQENKDGIDKSLQDISEECTMNSDDINRSSTPQDVVCLGEMDNLLQNPEDIDGSKEKLDGGKEEYFMAKTTYDFETCSTNASEQGFENESDIYCPNYQVSEVSIRSHGLYAPSPSSMCPNEISFSNEDVSTIESQYVNYDPGWRKTIKNNPKLGKYVPTPALSCPEVNCDSPVSFSSDLDELYTQITSRDKERIPRKEQLDVTVNSDVTLKPDSDSCVSEAVSDVERKGETTV from the exons atggTTTGGTTTTCGttaattttatggtttttaatCGTGGAAAGGTCCTTTGGATTTTGTCCATCGTTATGTTCGTGCAAAGGCATTAAATCGGGTGACGGTGCGACAGAGCAGGTCCCGAGCGAGATAAGATGTGGAGGTAACCCTGGCCAATTGACGGAGCTCAAAGAAATTGACTTGAGCAAACTTTGGATGGTTATTGTAAGCTT AAACTTATCTGGAAATGCGATTTCAACTTTGTCAAGGGACCTTCACTTACCAAAATTACAAAAGCT AGATCTAAGCagaaatcaaataaacttaatagaATCAGATGCCTTCTACAACATGACTTCACTGAAAAGACTGGATTTATCGCATAATCAAAtaagtaatgtttataaagAGATGTTCAAAGGGCTGGTTAATTTGGAGAGGTTAAATTTGTCTCGTAATCACATCTCGGCCCTTGGAAGTGGGacatttgattatttgattGGCCTGAAACAACT tGACATCACAGAAAATCCTCTAATATGCAACTGTGATCTACTCTGGTTGGGTGACTGGTCAAGAAACACTAGTGTCAAGTTATTTGGTGGACCAAAGTGTGCATATCCGGAGAACATGGTCGACAAGCCAGTACGAAAACTGAGGATTTTCTTAGATCTCTCAGCGTGCGGTAGTATTTTGCCCGCAAATAGTTTGATTGTGAAACCGTCACACGATCAAGTGGTGTTCGAAGGGGATACACTGAGTTTAACTTGTAATGCCCCTTTTGCTTCAGTAGTAGCAAAGTATGAATTGAATTGGGTGCATTCAATGCAAGAATGCTGCGGTGATGTAAACATTACAAGTACGGACATGCAAGAGGAGGGCTTGGCTGAGACAACAGTGTATTTCCCTTGCATATCCAACCACCATGCAGGAAATTGGACCTGCTCATACTGCGATCAGAATCACATTAAACACAATTATACAGTgcaaataatagttttatcgAACTTTACGCAATACTGTCCGACGGATAATACGGTCGGGAATAAGGGATTGTATTCGTGGCCACAGTTATTACTTAACCGTACTGCATCTGTGCCTTGTAGGAGCGGTGAGGGCAGGGCTTATAGGCATTGCTTCGGGAATGCAACTTGGGGTCAAGCGAATACAACGGAATGTTCATACATCAGCAATATAACAAAGTTATTGCAACAGTTTGCGTTACTTAATGTGAGTTTAGTTCAGTATTCAGCTATAAATGCAACAGAGAGATTGGCTATGTTGATTGAAGAGAAGACGTATCCGTTGGCCGAAATATCGGATGCCGATGATGTTATGTTTATTGCGGATGCAGTTAGAAACTACATGCAATATATTGCTGAGGAGAAAGATTTAG gCTCAGCATTACTAGAAGTAGTGGAAGCTTCAATGAACATATCAACATCGGTCATGACTCGGGCGGAAATAATCCATGGATCTTGTACGAACCTTGTGCGAGCTGCTGAGAAAATATCTGCATATACTGCTAATGTACAAGGGCATAAg caAAAGCTGGCGATCGAGCGTTTCCCAGCGCGCGAGGGTTTCAGCGGTGTGACGTGCGTATGGTACAGCGCCGAGCGGAGCGGGCGCGGCGCGAAGCGAAGCGAGAGCGAGCGGCGGCTGCACTGCTCGACCACCAACAGGACTGTGGCGCCGCTGTTGACTGTCACCGACGCTTTTATATATGCCAGTGTGCAA ATCCCACAATCTCTTCTCTACAGTACGTCAGACTCCGGTTTGCTTCTACAAAGCAAGCCGCAGGAACTAGTAGTATCGTTCTATGAAGATGCATCACTGTTCCCGCTATTACCAGAAGTAGATGAGGGACCAATAAGAGGACATCGCTCGAAGGATTACTACGGGAGGAGTACGAAACGAGAGGATATGAATATGGAGATCACTTCTCCGGTGGTGGGATTTCAACTTG ACGACGTATCGATGCACGGCTCGCTCCTGGAGCCGATAATAGTGACGGtgcgcgcgggcggcggcgcgggggacgcgcgcgccgcgctctGGGaccgcgccgcgcgccgctgGACCGACAACACCTCGG atTGTCGAGTGTCGCACGTGGTGTctgaaatgattataataagttGCACTCGACTGGCGTACGTGGGCCTCTTGCAAAACGTCGAAACGGGCATATACGGGGCGAGAACGGACGGCGCGCGGTTCAAAGTGTCCCATCCCGCCGTGTACGTCGGGAGCCTTATTCTTATAGGATGCGTTAGTTGCGCGACTCTCACGTACATCATGTGCTATCCCGCTATACAAATGGCGAAGAAGACCAAGCACGCCCTAATCAATACATGGATAGCTATCGGATTGCTATGTTTTCTGTACACCCTGGGCATTTACCAAACGGAGGACATCAAGCTCTGCCAGATATTAGGTCTTCTGATACACTATTTGTCGCTGTGTTGTTTActatggatgtgtgtgtcagcgagtaatatgtataaatgggTGACGAAAACTCACAGTCCGGTTAGGTCGCCCGAAGATGAGATTCCACCGGATATACCGATTCAGAAACCAATATTGGGCCTGTATTTAGTCGGGTGGGGGATAGCTTTGATTGTGTGCGGGATTTCTGGAGCTGTCAACTTGAAGGATTACGCGGGCTATTCTCAGTGCTTTTTGAGCACAGCACCAGCTCTGAGCGCCTTGTTCATACCAGGCGCGATTCTGCTTATGTTCTTGACGATTCTGTTTCTGCTGATACGGTGTACGATACGCAGCATGAACGTACAACTGTCCGAGGGCACTCAGGCAACGGAAAACGTGGACTTAGAGATGTGGGAGCCAAATCAGGCCAATGACGCTGAGAGGCGCAGTATTAAATCCGCTGCCGATTCAGAAATAGATGACGTAGAACATACACCGATAATACAGTTGCGTGCGCAAGTGATCGTGCTGTGTCTATATATGTCTGTGTGGACTTGCGGCGCTGTGGCCGTGTACAGACCGCTACCGGCTTACTTGCCCTACCAAGAAGATATATGTAGCATTGTATACGCGGTCTGCGCTACAATATTGGgcacttttattttgttcttttatGGAATAGCGCGTAGTGACGTCAGAGCGCAATGGTCACTGATGCACTGTTATCTGCAATCGAGCAAACAGTGCTGCAGGAATCGAAGTGTGTTCGACGCGAATCACAGAAATTTGCCGAATCAAACGTCCACTGCACCCGTATCGCAGATACCAGGCGATAATAGATCGAGATCCGGTAGTAGAAGTTCAAATAGAACTAAtacgaaaacaaataatagtgGGACATATAAAGCAGGAGCTGAATTAAACGGACAAACATTGCAAAAAGATCTACAGAAAAATATCCACGGAAAGACGCCCAATATCAATCTCGTGGTGTTGCATAGGCAACAATACAGATCGAATAATTCTATGATGACTTATCCAGACAGCAGTAATTTCATACCGGAAATGTTCTATAATCCGAACCAAATTAATGTTGCGAAGAAATTCTTCAAGAAACAAAGGCAAAGTATGAAAAGAAACTGCTTAGAACTGCCCTTACGAAGAGATTGTGACGATGAATCTAATATATCGTTACCATTGCCATCCAAAGAAGCATATAACGGTATTGCGAATATGATGAAGTCTGGTACGAAAGTAAACAATACGAACTTGCACgtagataaaacaaataatggtATGAAGGAATCCCGGAACGCAGTAAATCCAAACTTATTAGAGGACGAATCTAAGGACTTTAAGAGTTATTCCACAGTTAAGAAGTCGTGGAACAGAAATGACGATCCCAAGCCTGGAAGGGATCAAATAATGAACATATACACTAATGTTCCTGAGACGCAAGTGCCACAACATCAAGTGGTTAAAGCAAATGTACAGAAACCATTAAACGGACAGAGGAACAGCGTGTCGGAAGAATGTCTGCAAAGTCATGCCAGTGAGCAGCCTGAAATGCGCACAATTTCCCAACAATGTAGCCTCGAATATAGTTCTGCTTCCGAAATGGCCATGCCTCATACATGTTCCGATCAAACTATCAATACACATTCGGAAATGACTTCGCTACAAGAAACGCACAGTGCCTTATGTTCTACTAACGAAATCACTGACACGGAAAGTTTCGGACAATACATTGACTACTTACAGCCAAACAAGAATCAAGAAAATAAAGACGGAATTGACAAATCCTTGCAAGATATATCTGAAGAGTGTACCATGAACAGTGACGATATAAATCGATCCAGTACCCCCCAGGATGTCGTATGTTTGGGAGAGATGGATAACTTATTGCAAAACCCGGAGGATATAGACGGTTCCAAAGAGAAACTTGACGGCGGCAAAGAGGAGTATTTCATGGCGAAAACGACATACGATTTCGAGACTTGCAGTACCAATGCGAGCGAACAAGGCTTTGAAAACGAAAG